The proteins below come from a single Chryseobacterium sp. MA9 genomic window:
- a CDS encoding S9 family peptidase, with protein MKIKLTICLLAFLNFYDAQENITYQKPSTEILKLADYERPPSVLMNSKKDWVVFTYRPTYKTLEDLSQNEMKLGGLRINPVTNISSSMTYSNNLKVRKINDKNEIQVKNLPSNPKIAYVSFSPDEKKLAFTNTTNKGVELWIVDMETASAKKITADNLNANLGMPYVWYNDSQSFLIRTLPQNRPALIDASKDLPTGPIVSTADGKVSQNRTYQDLLKNPQDEKNFETLTASEIYNVDLTGNLKKLKDQDMYAGLSFSPDGNYLMATTIKKPFSYIVPLNRFPSTTVIYDMKGNTVKTVNEVPLNEIMPKGFSSVRTGKRDMAWRSDAPATLTYAEALDGGDQSKTADYRDEIFTWEAPFTAAPKSFFKTKQRYEDVVWTNDHYAIVSEGWYDTRNTKSYLIDINNGESKVFDDRNYQDVYSDPGHFNTTKNQYGRYVIDMKGGKTYLIGDGFTKDGQHPFIDEMDVKSLKKKRLYTSNIKNGKEEIIDILNASKGEILTTQQSPSLYPNYFKKNIKSNKAEAVTNFANPFESIKDVYKEVITYKRNDGVTLTGTLYLPANYDRKAKKEKLPLLIWAYPTEYKDKNTAGQNTQNPNDFTFPYYGSFVYWTTKGYAVLDDAAFPIIGEGKTEPNDTFIPQLVANAAAAIDAVDHLGYIDRKKVAVGGHSYGAFMTANLLTHSNLFACGIARSGAYNRTLTPFGFQSEQRNYWDVPEIYNTMSPFMNADKMKTPLLLIHGDADNNPGTFTLQTERYFQALKNLGAPVKMVLLPKEAHGYQAKENILHLLWEQDQFLEKCLKK; from the coding sequence ATGAAGATAAAACTGACTATTTGCCTTTTGGCATTTCTCAATTTTTATGATGCACAGGAAAATATTACTTATCAGAAACCTTCTACTGAGATTTTAAAACTGGCAGATTATGAAAGACCTCCAAGTGTTCTGATGAACAGCAAAAAAGACTGGGTAGTTTTTACTTATCGTCCAACATATAAAACACTGGAAGATCTCAGCCAGAATGAAATGAAGCTTGGTGGTCTTAGAATCAATCCGGTTACTAATATTTCAAGCAGCATGACCTACTCAAATAATCTGAAGGTCAGAAAGATCAATGATAAAAATGAGATTCAGGTAAAAAACCTGCCTTCCAACCCAAAAATTGCCTACGTTTCGTTTTCACCGGATGAAAAGAAACTGGCTTTTACCAATACAACGAATAAAGGAGTAGAGCTTTGGATCGTAGATATGGAAACGGCTTCTGCCAAAAAAATTACAGCTGATAATCTGAATGCCAATTTAGGCATGCCTTATGTATGGTATAATGATTCTCAGAGTTTCCTGATCAGAACACTTCCACAAAACAGACCTGCTCTGATAGATGCAAGTAAAGATCTTCCAACCGGTCCAATTGTTTCAACAGCGGATGGTAAAGTCTCTCAGAACAGAACTTATCAGGATCTTTTGAAAAATCCTCAGGACGAAAAAAACTTTGAAACCCTTACTGCTTCTGAAATTTATAATGTAGATCTTACAGGAAATCTGAAAAAATTGAAAGATCAGGATATGTATGCCGGATTAAGTTTTTCTCCTGATGGAAATTATCTGATGGCTACAACGATTAAAAAGCCGTTTTCCTATATCGTTCCACTCAACAGATTTCCATCTACAACCGTTATTTATGATATGAAAGGAAATACTGTAAAAACAGTGAATGAAGTTCCTTTGAACGAAATAATGCCAAAAGGATTCTCCTCTGTAAGAACCGGAAAAAGAGATATGGCATGGAGAAGTGATGCTCCTGCTACGCTTACCTATGCTGAAGCTTTGGATGGGGGAGATCAGTCTAAAACAGCGGACTACAGAGACGAGATATTTACCTGGGAAGCCCCATTTACAGCAGCACCAAAATCTTTCTTCAAAACAAAGCAGAGATATGAGGATGTAGTCTGGACTAATGATCATTACGCCATTGTTTCTGAAGGCTGGTATGATACAAGAAATACAAAATCTTACCTGATAGATATCAATAACGGAGAATCTAAAGTGTTTGATGACAGAAATTATCAGGATGTTTACAGTGATCCGGGGCATTTTAATACAACGAAAAACCAGTACGGAAGATATGTAATAGATATGAAAGGTGGAAAAACATACCTGATCGGAGATGGATTTACCAAAGACGGACAGCATCCTTTTATTGACGAAATGGATGTAAAATCACTGAAAAAGAAAAGGCTTTACACTTCTAATATAAAAAATGGCAAAGAAGAAATCATTGATATTCTTAATGCTTCAAAGGGTGAAATTCTTACTACCCAACAGTCACCAAGCCTTTATCCAAATTATTTCAAAAAGAATATTAAATCTAATAAGGCAGAAGCTGTAACCAATTTTGCAAACCCTTTTGAAAGTATCAAGGACGTTTACAAAGAAGTGATTACTTATAAGAGAAATGATGGTGTTACTTTAACAGGAACCCTTTATCTTCCTGCCAATTACGACAGAAAAGCAAAAAAAGAAAAGCTTCCGTTACTAATTTGGGCTTATCCTACCGAATACAAAGATAAAAATACAGCAGGGCAGAACACCCAAAACCCGAACGACTTTACATTCCCTTATTACGGATCTTTTGTATACTGGACAACGAAAGGATATGCGGTTCTGGATGATGCTGCTTTCCCGATTATTGGCGAAGGAAAAACAGAACCTAATGATACTTTTATTCCACAGTTGGTAGCCAATGCAGCAGCAGCAATTGATGCAGTGGATCATCTGGGATATATTGACAGAAAGAAAGTTGCAGTAGGAGGACATTCTTACGGAGCTTTTATGACAGCAAACCTTTTGACACATTCAAATCTTTTTGCATGTGGAATTGCAAGAAGTGGCGCTTACAACAGAACGCTGACGCCATTCGGATTCCAGAGTGAGCAGAGAAACTATTGGGATGTTCCGGAGATTTACAACACCATGTCTCCGTTCATGAATGCTGATAAAATGAAAACACCGCTTCTTCTGATTCACGGTGATGCGGATAACAACCCAGGAACATTTACTTTGCAGACAGAAAGATACTTCCAGGCATTGAAAAATTTGGGTGCTCCGGTGAAAATGGTTCTTCTTCCAAAAGAAGCCCATGGATATCAGGCTAAAGAAAACATTTTACACCTTTTATGGGAACAGGATCAGTTCCTTGAAAAGTGTTTGAAGAAATAA
- a CDS encoding HAD family hydrolase, producing MNNHITTIAFDADDTLWINEPYFQEAEKEFCILLEDYLPQHSVSQELFKTEMQNLHLYGYGVKGFMLCMIETIGRVSNNTASLELVNKAIHLGQELLQKPIELLDGVTETLENLKGKYRLVVATKGDLLDQERKLKNSGLQDYFHHIEIMSDKKENDYKKLLKHLDCKPENFLMLGNSIKSDVLPVLEIGGSAAHIPYHVTWSHEQHDVNLEHPNFMELKSIDEILTHLQYLDH from the coding sequence ATGAATAATCATATTACTACGATCGCCTTTGATGCAGATGATACCCTCTGGATCAATGAACCTTATTTTCAAGAGGCAGAAAAAGAGTTCTGTATACTGCTTGAGGATTACCTTCCACAACATTCGGTATCACAGGAATTATTTAAAACGGAAATGCAGAATCTCCATCTGTACGGTTATGGAGTAAAGGGATTTATGCTTTGTATGATTGAAACGATTGGCAGGGTTTCCAATAATACAGCATCATTAGAATTAGTCAACAAAGCAATTCATCTGGGTCAGGAGCTTCTTCAGAAACCTATTGAACTTCTGGATGGAGTTACAGAAACACTTGAAAACTTAAAGGGGAAATACAGACTGGTTGTGGCTACAAAAGGTGATCTTCTGGATCAGGAGCGTAAACTGAAAAACTCCGGATTGCAGGACTATTTCCATCATATTGAGATCATGAGTGATAAAAAAGAAAATGATTATAAAAAGCTTCTGAAACATCTGGACTGCAAGCCTGAAAACTTTCTGATGCTTGGAAATTCTATAAAATCAGACGTTCTGCCGGTATTGGAAATCGGAGGATCAGCAGCTCATATTCCTTATCATGTTACATGGAGTCATGAACAGCATGATGTCAATTTGGAACACCCTAATTTTATGGAGCTTAAGAGTATTGATGAGATATTGACACATCTTCAATATTTAGATCATTAG
- a CDS encoding Crp/Fnr family transcriptional regulator produces the protein MLRTNQTFLNYLDELYEQQNVSDDITLQSFSAGNKILIQDHQPSHVMLIKKGIVKCYFVEENGKEYIVEFLGSGEVIGEVELIRNIKCLCTIEALTEATVYAVKIPAFRSLIKNDLVLNNLLLESFAERIINTSSRASYQQLYTVEHTLKQLLQMQSKQNIQISKEDMAAYLGITVRSLNRILKDLK, from the coding sequence ATGTTAAGGACGAATCAGACATTTTTAAACTATCTTGACGAGCTGTATGAACAGCAGAATGTTAGTGATGATATTACATTACAGTCTTTTTCTGCAGGGAATAAAATATTAATACAGGATCATCAGCCTTCCCATGTGATGTTGATCAAAAAAGGGATTGTTAAATGTTATTTCGTTGAAGAGAACGGGAAAGAATATATTGTAGAATTTCTCGGAAGTGGGGAAGTGATAGGAGAAGTGGAGCTTATCAGGAATATAAAATGTCTGTGTACTATTGAAGCGCTCACAGAAGCTACGGTATACGCAGTAAAGATTCCTGCTTTCAGGTCTTTGATTAAAAATGATCTTGTCTTAAACAATCTTCTTTTAGAGTCTTTCGCAGAACGGATTATCAATACTTCCAGCAGAGCATCTTATCAACAGCTATATACGGTAGAACATACTTTAAAACAGCTGTTGCAAATGCAGTCTAAGCAGAATATTCAGATCTCCAAAGAGGATATGGCTGCTTATCTCGGAATTACAGTCAGAAGCTTGAATAGAATCTTGAAAGATTTGAAATAA
- a CDS encoding GNAT family N-acetyltransferase encodes MEKLKFRNAELADLNKIVAIYNSTIASRMVTADMEEVSVDSKLKWFEEHNPQTRPLWVVEDEQNQIIGWVSFSSFHERAAYNGTVEVSIYLDEACRGKGYGKTILQYCIDNAGKFGVKNLVALIFLHNEPSLKLFRYFGFEDWGSLPDVAILDGVERSLKILGKRID; translated from the coding sequence ATGGAAAAATTAAAGTTCAGAAATGCTGAGTTGGCAGATTTAAACAAAATCGTAGCCATATATAATTCAACAATTGCTTCAAGAATGGTCACTGCAGATATGGAAGAAGTCTCGGTAGACAGCAAACTAAAGTGGTTTGAAGAACATAACCCTCAGACAAGACCACTTTGGGTGGTTGAAGATGAACAAAACCAGATTATCGGCTGGGTAAGCTTCAGTTCATTCCATGAGAGAGCAGCATACAACGGAACGGTGGAAGTAAGCATTTATCTGGATGAAGCCTGCAGAGGAAAAGGATATGGCAAAACAATTCTTCAGTATTGTATTGATAATGCAGGGAAATTCGGAGTGAAAAATCTGGTGGCTCTTATTTTCCTTCACAATGAACCTAGCTTAAAACTGTTCAGATATTTCGGGTTTGAAGATTGGGGAAGTCTTCCTGATGTAGCCATTCTGGATGGTGTTGAAAGAAGTCTGAAGATTCTAGGAAAGAGGATAGATTAA
- a CDS encoding MATE family efflux transporter — MKFLNKNYTKECLTLALPVMLTQVGQVSVNLFDNIIVGKLLGADALASVSLGNAVFFSIFVLALGFSFAIPPLVSEAHSRQDHATINSVFSHGFIINMSVGIILMVVLLMGMPLLYHSGQPAKIIPDTVGFLSIMVISMIPFMAFQTLREVSEGLSYTIGVTKATIIANIINIALNYVFIKGLWGIPAMGVQGSALATLISRIFMVVFLYFVLVKEEKTRRYIKDFSLKIKDFSKQMFDKMVKLGLPTALQMFFEVTAFAGAAFICGLISAHDIASHQIALSMASFTFNLCVGFSVASTVMIGRKVGEQNFVELRKVGINNLKIAFIFMCICGLVFILGRNILPTFFTKKEEVEVIMLASKLMIIAALFQLSDGIQVTALGMLRGLQDVKIPSIYTFIAYWVITIPLGYFFCVTLEMGAFGMWIALGLGLTVSAVFLVKRFLNMSAKRIKQSS, encoded by the coding sequence ATGAAATTTTTAAACAAAAACTATACGAAAGAATGTCTGACTTTGGCTCTGCCTGTGATGCTTACTCAGGTGGGGCAAGTTTCCGTAAACTTATTCGATAATATTATTGTCGGAAAACTTTTGGGTGCTGATGCATTGGCATCCGTTTCATTGGGGAATGCTGTGTTTTTCTCCATATTTGTATTAGCTCTGGGCTTTTCATTTGCTATCCCACCATTGGTTTCGGAAGCACATTCAAGACAGGATCATGCTACAATCAATTCTGTTTTCAGTCATGGTTTTATCATCAACATGTCTGTTGGGATAATCCTGATGGTAGTCTTACTTATGGGGATGCCGCTACTCTATCATTCTGGGCAGCCGGCCAAAATTATTCCTGATACAGTAGGCTTCTTAAGTATCATGGTAATCAGTATGATCCCATTTATGGCATTTCAGACGCTTCGTGAAGTTTCCGAAGGTTTATCCTATACCATTGGAGTTACCAAGGCAACCATTATTGCAAATATCATCAATATTGCCTTAAACTATGTCTTTATCAAAGGGCTTTGGGGAATTCCTGCAATGGGTGTACAGGGATCTGCTCTGGCAACCTTGATTTCCAGAATTTTCATGGTTGTTTTCCTTTATTTTGTCTTGGTGAAAGAAGAAAAAACAAGACGTTATATCAAAGATTTTTCTTTAAAAATTAAGGATTTCTCAAAGCAAATGTTTGATAAAATGGTGAAACTGGGATTGCCTACAGCTTTACAGATGTTCTTTGAGGTAACGGCTTTCGCCGGAGCTGCATTTATCTGCGGACTGATCTCTGCTCATGATATTGCTTCCCACCAAATCGCCTTAAGTATGGCCTCTTTCACTTTTAACTTATGTGTTGGGTTTAGTGTAGCCTCTACAGTAATGATCGGAAGAAAAGTGGGTGAACAGAATTTTGTGGAACTCAGAAAGGTAGGAATCAACAACCTGAAGATTGCCTTTATTTTCATGTGTATCTGTGGATTGGTATTTATTTTAGGAAGGAATATACTTCCAACTTTCTTCACGAAAAAAGAAGAAGTAGAAGTTATTATGCTGGCTTCAAAACTAATGATTATTGCAGCACTGTTCCAGCTTTCTGACGGAATCCAGGTAACTGCTTTAGGAATGTTGAGAGGTTTACAGGATGTGAAAATTCCATCTATTTATACTTTCATCGCTTATTGGGTGATTACTATCCCATTGGGATATTTCTTCTGTGTGACCCTGGAAATGGGTGCATTCGGAATGTGGATTGCACTTGGATTAGGATTGACAGTTTCTGCTGTTTTCCTGGTAAAACGATTCCTGAATATGTCTGCGAAAAGAATTAAGCAGAGTTCATAA
- a CDS encoding sigma-54 dependent transcriptional regulator, which translates to MQKILIVEDEKAISGVLHSILSDELTDYEFVIAEDGLEGYKQVEKEDFALVISDIKMPKLSGTELLKQSLALKPETTFIMISGHADIDSAVSCLKEGAYDFISKPIDINRLITSVKNALVKETLKKENKNLQTENKTLKRKVNKKYQMIGDSPALQKIQDMIEKVAVSDARVLITGPNGAGKELVAHAIHNQSERARGPMIEVNCAAIPSELIESELFGHVKGSFTGAIKDKQGKFEQANGGTIFLDEIGDMSLIAQAKVLRALQESKVSPVGSDKEIKVDVRVIAATNKNMQKEIEEGKFREDLYHRLSVIEIYVPPLDDRKEDIKLLVEHFSGMIADEHGTAVKKFDDKAVDALKSLSWTGNIRELRNVVERLIILGGNTVSEGDVASFVRK; encoded by the coding sequence ATGCAAAAAATCCTTATAGTAGAAGACGAAAAAGCAATCTCGGGAGTACTTCACAGTATTCTTTCGGATGAACTAACCGATTATGAATTTGTTATCGCTGAAGACGGCCTTGAAGGTTATAAACAGGTTGAAAAAGAAGATTTCGCATTGGTGATTTCTGATATCAAAATGCCTAAACTTTCAGGAACTGAACTTTTGAAGCAAAGTCTCGCACTAAAACCAGAAACTACTTTTATCATGATCTCAGGCCACGCAGATATTGATTCTGCTGTTTCGTGTTTGAAAGAGGGTGCATACGATTTTATCTCCAAGCCAATTGATATCAACAGATTGATCACGAGTGTGAAAAATGCTCTGGTGAAGGAAACCCTGAAGAAAGAAAACAAAAATCTTCAGACTGAAAACAAAACTTTAAAGAGAAAAGTAAATAAAAAATACCAGATGATCGGTGATTCTCCTGCTCTTCAAAAGATTCAGGATATGATTGAAAAAGTAGCCGTTTCTGACGCCAGAGTTCTTATTACAGGGCCTAACGGTGCCGGAAAAGAATTGGTAGCCCATGCCATCCACAATCAAAGTGAACGCGCAAGAGGACCTATGATAGAGGTAAACTGTGCTGCAATTCCGTCTGAACTTATTGAATCTGAACTTTTCGGACACGTAAAAGGATCTTTTACAGGAGCTATTAAAGATAAGCAGGGAAAATTTGAACAGGCTAACGGCGGTACGATCTTCCTTGATGAGATTGGTGATATGAGTCTTATTGCTCAGGCTAAGGTATTGAGAGCTCTTCAGGAAAGCAAAGTTTCTCCCGTAGGAAGTGATAAAGAAATAAAAGTTGACGTAAGAGTAATTGCGGCAACCAATAAGAATATGCAGAAAGAAATTGAGGAAGGGAAATTCAGAGAAGACCTTTACCACAGACTTTCTGTTATTGAAATCTATGTTCCGCCATTGGATGACAGAAAAGAGGACATCAAATTGCTGGTTGAGCATTTCTCAGGTATGATTGCTGATGAGCATGGTACTGCTGTGAAAAAATTTGATGATAAAGCTGTTGATGCTTTAAAATCCCTTTCATGGACTGGAAATATCAGAGAATTAAGGAATGTTGTGGAGAGATTGATTATTCTTGGTGGAAATACTGTTTCTGAAGGTGACGTTGCAAGTTTTGTAAGGAAATAA
- a CDS encoding YggS family pyridoxal phosphate-dependent enzyme has product MSIKENYKSIKDQLPSNVQLVAVSKTHPASAVQEVYDLGQRVFGENKVQELMEKYPLLPQDIQWNLIGHLQTNKVKYIAPFIDTIQSVDSEKLLSEINKESGKNNRIIKVLLQVKIAAEESKFGLEITEAKDMFQQYSEGQFPNVEITGLMGMATFTDDEQQVRNEFLILKGLFDELNQLKTLNTLSMGMSDDFPIAIECGANSVRVGSAIFGRRDYSK; this is encoded by the coding sequence ATGAGTATTAAAGAAAATTATAAATCCATAAAAGATCAGCTGCCATCCAATGTTCAGCTGGTTGCTGTTTCAAAAACACATCCCGCTTCTGCTGTTCAGGAAGTATATGATCTGGGACAGAGAGTTTTTGGAGAAAACAAGGTACAGGAACTGATGGAAAAATATCCCCTCCTTCCTCAGGATATCCAATGGAATCTTATTGGCCACTTACAGACCAATAAAGTAAAATATATTGCTCCTTTCATAGATACGATACAAAGTGTGGATTCTGAAAAATTATTATCAGAAATCAATAAAGAGTCGGGAAAGAACAACAGGATAATTAAGGTTCTGCTGCAGGTAAAAATTGCGGCTGAGGAAAGTAAATTCGGACTTGAAATCACTGAGGCTAAAGATATGTTTCAGCAGTATTCTGAAGGTCAGTTCCCTAATGTTGAAATTACCGGTTTAATGGGAATGGCGACATTCACGGATGATGAGCAGCAGGTAAGAAATGAATTTTTAATCCTAAAGGGCCTTTTTGATGAATTAAATCAACTAAAAACACTAAATACATTATCAATGGGAATGAGTGATGATTTCCCGATAGCTATTGAGTGTGGTGCTAACTCTGTGAGAGTTGGATCTGCAATTTTTGGAAGAAGAGACTATTCAAAATAG
- a CDS encoding polysaccharide deacetylase family protein, with translation MRKIFAGKSTNKTFLGMFALMSATSALLYSCNFKNEVNSDPVVNSQEHPSAEIPSKMDDENIDPDKRVIYLTFDDGPNQGTENLLKILDKRNVCATAFLVGKHAYGSKKQKDDLQLLKQNPLVELANHSFSHAHNKYTDFYKNAESVVHDFDIAKDSLRLSDKIARTPGRNIWRLNNINVTDIKSSAAAADGLKKAGYKVIGWDLEWRPSQKMTLKGSHEAMIKKVDSIFFNDLEKTSRHLVFLTHDQYLRDTDSINELDLFIEKLQKSNKFVFRKISQYPKINEVLN, from the coding sequence ATGAGAAAAATTTTTGCGGGAAAGTCTACAAATAAGACTTTTCTCGGGATGTTTGCATTGATGAGTGCAACTTCGGCTTTATTGTATAGCTGTAATTTCAAGAATGAAGTGAATAGCGATCCCGTCGTCAATTCACAAGAGCATCCTTCCGCAGAAATACCCTCTAAAATGGACGATGAAAACATAGATCCGGATAAAAGAGTGATCTACCTTACCTTTGATGACGGCCCCAATCAGGGAACCGAAAATCTTTTAAAAATCCTGGATAAAAGAAATGTTTGTGCAACCGCCTTTCTGGTAGGGAAACACGCCTATGGAAGCAAAAAACAGAAAGATGACCTGCAGCTTCTGAAGCAAAACCCTCTTGTAGAACTGGCCAATCACAGCTTTAGCCATGCCCATAACAAATACACTGATTTTTATAAAAATGCAGAATCAGTAGTCCACGATTTTGATATCGCCAAAGACAGCCTGAGGCTTTCCGATAAAATAGCAAGAACTCCCGGAAGAAATATCTGGAGGCTTAACAATATTAACGTAACCGATATCAAAAGTTCTGCTGCAGCTGCAGATGGTCTTAAAAAAGCAGGCTACAAAGTAATCGGCTGGGATCTTGAATGGAGACCTTCCCAGAAAATGACTTTAAAAGGAAGCCATGAAGCAATGATCAAGAAAGTTGACAGTATTTTCTTTAACGATCTTGAGAAAACTTCAAGACACCTTGTTTTCCTTACTCATGATCAATATCTCAGAGATACAGACTCTATCAATGAGCTGGATCTGTTTATTGAAAAACTGCAGAAAAGCAACAAGTTTGTTTTCAGAAAGATTTCTCAATATCCTAAGATCAATGAAGTTTTGAATTAA
- a CDS encoding DUF72 domain-containing protein, which produces MTKENLYIGCSGFYNNDWKGSLYPENAPSKDFLSLYSKIFNAVEINSTFYRKPTSKTLLKWHDETPDSFRFFIKIPKSITHQNRLENSKEDIAAFCSHIQSHLSEKLSGFLYQLPPSFKNTPENIERIISSIDHTFLNVIEFRHNSWWQKEIFDLLNNLGIAFSGVSFPADLPEDLIVNHPSILYYRLHGKPVLYKSEYSENFLNELAGKIKSSQQTAFIFFNNTWGTAAIKNSLYLKSILEK; this is translated from the coding sequence ATGACAAAAGAAAATCTTTACATAGGGTGTTCAGGGTTTTATAATAACGACTGGAAAGGGTCCTTATATCCTGAAAATGCCCCAAGTAAAGATTTTCTTTCTTTATACTCAAAAATATTCAATGCAGTAGAAATCAATTCTACGTTTTATAGAAAACCTACATCAAAAACATTGTTGAAGTGGCATGATGAAACTCCTGATTCTTTTAGGTTTTTTATTAAAATTCCAAAATCCATTACCCATCAAAACCGTCTTGAAAATTCAAAAGAAGACATTGCAGCGTTTTGCAGCCACATCCAAAGCCATCTGAGTGAAAAACTCTCCGGGTTTCTATACCAACTCCCTCCTTCCTTTAAAAATACTCCGGAAAATATAGAACGTATCATCAGTTCTATTGATCATACATTTCTGAATGTAATCGAATTCCGGCACAACTCATGGTGGCAAAAAGAAATCTTTGATCTGCTAAACAATCTTGGTATTGCTTTTTCCGGTGTAAGTTTTCCGGCTGATCTTCCTGAAGATTTGATAGTTAACCATCCATCCATACTCTATTACAGACTTCACGGAAAACCGGTACTTTACAAATCTGAATACAGCGAAAATTTTTTGAATGAACTTGCCGGGAAGATTAAAAGCTCTCAACAAACTGCTTTTATATTTTTTAATAATACCTGGGGAACTGCAGCCATTAAAAATTCACTGTACTTGAAAAGTATTTTAGAAAAGTAA